One Acetobacteroides hydrogenigenes genomic window carries:
- a CDS encoding DegT/DnrJ/EryC1/StrS family aminotransferase, whose translation MKIPFSLPVIDDDVVKEMQDTLTNTGWLTTGPKTRTLEEEIRKFCNASEVLCVNSWTSGAMLMLRWFGIGYGDEVIIPAYTYSATALCALNMGATPVMVDVKDDFTIDESKLKSAITSKTKAILPVDIGGWPCDYNAIKRVLEDKEVKSLFTPSNPTQEKLDRILVISDAAHSLGATFDGIESGLLSDVTVFSLHSVKNITTGEGGAIVLNLPEQFDQAKELTYLRALALNGQNKSAFEKNQPGAWRYDIIDQGLKVNMPDLCASVGLSQMRRYRSTLLPERKEIFSYYVEKLSQYDWAIIPPHKDNLRESSYHLFMLRVKDFSEEQRDRMIQIISESGVGVNVHYIPMAMLTLFKSRGYNISDYPQTYELYKNEISLPIYNGLTKDQLDLVISTVVDAYNKVIE comes from the coding sequence ATGAAAATTCCATTTTCACTTCCTGTCATCGATGATGATGTTGTAAAAGAGATGCAAGATACATTAACCAACACAGGTTGGTTAACAACTGGTCCCAAAACAAGAACGCTTGAGGAAGAAATTCGAAAGTTTTGTAATGCTAGCGAAGTGCTTTGCGTAAACTCTTGGACATCGGGCGCAATGCTGATGTTACGTTGGTTTGGGATAGGCTATGGAGATGAAGTCATTATTCCTGCTTATACCTATAGTGCAACAGCTCTATGTGCATTAAATATGGGTGCAACACCTGTAATGGTTGATGTTAAGGACGATTTTACAATTGATGAATCAAAGTTGAAGTCTGCCATTACATCTAAAACAAAAGCAATCCTTCCTGTTGATATTGGTGGTTGGCCCTGCGATTATAATGCAATAAAAAGAGTGCTAGAGGATAAAGAAGTAAAAAGCCTATTTACACCTTCTAATCCTACTCAAGAAAAGTTGGACAGAATACTTGTTATTTCAGATGCGGCTCACTCTTTAGGGGCAACCTTCGATGGTATTGAAAGCGGATTGCTATCTGATGTAACTGTATTTTCTCTTCACTCTGTAAAGAATATTACAACAGGAGAGGGAGGAGCTATTGTTTTAAACCTTCCAGAACAATTCGATCAGGCTAAAGAATTGACGTATTTAAGGGCTCTCGCACTGAATGGACAAAATAAAAGTGCATTCGAGAAGAATCAGCCTGGAGCTTGGCGGTATGATATTATTGATCAGGGATTAAAGGTTAATATGCCTGATCTCTGTGCTTCGGTAGGCCTTTCGCAAATGAGGAGATATAGAAGCACCTTATTACCCGAACGAAAAGAGATTTTCAGCTATTATGTTGAAAAATTATCCCAATACGATTGGGCTATTATCCCTCCTCATAAAGATAATCTAAGGGAATCTTCCTATCATCTTTTTATGCTAAGAGTAAAGGATTTTTCAGAGGAGCAACGTGATAGAATGATCCAGATTATTAGCGAAAGTGGTGTAGGTGTAAATGTTCACTATATACCAATGGCTATGCTTACATTGTTCAAGTCACGAGGATATAACATAAGCGACTATCCTCAAACGTATGAGCTCTATAAGAATGAAATTTCGTTACCGATATATAATGGACTTACAAAAGATCAATTAGATCTAGTAATATCAACAGTTGTTGATGCATATAATAAAGTAATCGAATAG
- a CDS encoding polysaccharide biosynthesis protein, whose product MINVSKFISENITKRDSSMFLADLEANHDLLTKEIKDKSVLVIGGAGTIGASYIRALLKYEPSKLYVFDVNENGLTELTRDLRSTYGLKVPDDYKTYPINFSDPIFEKIFRREGPFDIVANFAAHKHVRSEKDIYSVQALIENNVIKARKLLDLLVEFPPKHFFCVSTDKAANPVNIMGGSKKIMEEVIMAYSTKYPITTARFANVAFSNGSLLAGFIDRLMKSQPFSSPSDVKRYFVSPEESGQICLMACVLGKSGDIFFPKLTNEHMMTFSCIADRFLESLGYEPDYCQTEEEARKKALDLNGKIKKYPVYYFKSDTSGEKSFEEFFTEEEVVDNSSFKALGIVKNAPKRSFEAINTIIDGLNKVFTKSDLKKEDIVAEMSKFLPNFHHIETGKNLDQKM is encoded by the coding sequence ATGATAAACGTAAGCAAGTTTATATCCGAAAACATTACGAAAAGAGATAGTAGTATGTTTTTGGCAGATCTTGAAGCAAATCATGATCTGCTTACAAAAGAAATTAAGGATAAATCAGTATTGGTAATCGGAGGTGCCGGAACTATTGGGGCATCGTATATTCGTGCATTGCTTAAATATGAGCCATCGAAGCTTTACGTTTTTGATGTTAACGAGAATGGCCTAACGGAGCTTACTCGCGATCTTCGCAGCACTTATGGCTTAAAGGTGCCTGATGATTATAAAACCTATCCGATTAACTTTTCAGATCCAATATTTGAAAAGATATTCAGGAGGGAAGGACCATTTGACATCGTTGCCAATTTTGCAGCACATAAGCATGTACGTAGCGAAAAGGATATCTATTCCGTACAAGCTTTAATTGAGAATAATGTAATTAAAGCTCGTAAGTTACTAGATCTTTTGGTTGAGTTTCCTCCAAAACATTTCTTTTGTGTTTCCACCGATAAGGCTGCTAATCCAGTGAACATAATGGGTGGCAGTAAGAAGATTATGGAAGAGGTTATTATGGCCTACTCCACAAAGTATCCGATTACAACTGCACGTTTTGCCAATGTAGCCTTTTCGAATGGTAGTCTATTGGCTGGCTTTATCGATAGGTTGATGAAGTCGCAACCTTTCTCTTCACCTTCGGATGTTAAGCGTTACTTTGTTTCTCCCGAAGAATCAGGTCAAATTTGCTTAATGGCATGTGTTTTAGGTAAAAGTGGAGATATTTTCTTTCCAAAGTTGACCAACGAGCATATGATGACCTTCTCCTGCATTGCCGATAGGTTCCTTGAGTCGCTAGGATATGAACCAGATTACTGCCAAACTGAAGAAGAGGCTCGCAAAAAGGCGTTAGATTTAAATGGCAAAATAAAAAAGTATCCGGTTTACTACTTTAAATCTGACACTTCAGGTGAAAAATCGTTCGAAGAATTCTTTACAGAAGAGGAAGTTGTGGATAATTCATCATTCAAGGCCCTTGGTATAGTAAAGAATGCTCCAAAAAGAAGTTTTGAGGCAATTAACACTATTATAGACGGCTTGAATAAGGTGTTTACTAAATCTGATTTGAAAAAGGAGGATATTGTGGCGGAAATGTCAAAGTTTCTTCCAAATTTTCATCATATAGAAACAGGTAAAAACCTAGACCAAAAAATGTAA